The stretch of DNA GGTTCACCCGGATCGGCGCCCAGGACAACTTCTGGTCCATGGGCGATACCGGGCCGTGCGGACCCTGCTCAGAGATCTTCTACGATCACGGACCCGGGGTGTCCGGAGGGCCGCCCGGTTCCCCCGAAGCGGACGGGGACCGCTACGTGGAGATCTGGAATCTGGTCTTCATGCAATACAACCGCGGTCCGGACGGGCGGCTCGCCCCGCTCCCGCACCCCTCTGTGGATACCGGTATGGGCCTGGAACGCCTCGCGGCGGTGATGCAAGGGGTCCACAGCAACTACGGCATCGACTTGTTCCGGAATCTGATGGGTGCCGCCGCGGAACTGGCCGGCGTCGCAGACCGCAACAGCAACTCCCTGAAGGTGATCGCCGATCACATCCGGGCCGCGGCGTTTTTGATTACCGACGGCGTGTTGCCCTCCAACGAGGGCCGCGGCTATGTGCTGCGGCGCATCATCCGCCGCGGGGCCCGCCACGGCCATCGGTTGGGTTTCACGGAACCGTTCCTCTACAAGCTGGTGCCTCCCCTGGTGGCAGAAATGGGGGACGCCTATCCGGAACTGGTCCGAGCGCGCGAGCGGGTGGAGCGGGGCCTGCGGCTGGAGGAGGAACGTTTCGCGGAGACCCTCGAACAGGGGCTGCGTATCCTGGATCAGGAGCTGACCCGCGTCTCCGGAAAGTGCATTCCGGGCGATGTGGTGTTCCGGCTCTACGATACTTATGGATTTCCCGTGGACCTTACCGGGGACATTGCCCGGGAACGCGGCCTGGAATTGGATACCGCGGGCTTTGAACGGGCCATGGCGACGCAGCGCGAGCGGGCGCGTGCCGCAAGTAGCTTCCGGGTGGACTACACCGCCCAGATGGGCGCCACGGAACGTTCGGAATTCGTGGGCTACGAACAGCTCGCGGGCGCGGCTACCGTCACCGCGCTGTACCGGGACGGTGCGGCGGTGGACGCGCTCCAGCTCGGGGACGAAGGGCTGGTGATCCTGGACCGCACACCGTTCTATGCGGAGTCCGGCGGCCAGGTCGGGGACCAGGGGAGCCTGGGTGGCGCCGACGCCCTGTTTGATGTCCGGGACACCCGCAAGCACGGCGCCGGGGCCCATGCCCATGTGGGCCTGGTGCGGACCGGCAAAATCCAGTTGGGGGACGCTGTGGACGCGCGCGTGGACGAGGTGCGCCGCCAGCGCACGCGCCTCAACCACTCGGCCACGCACCTCATGCATGCCGCCCTGCGCCGCGTGTTGGGAGAGCATGTGCAGCAGAAGGGCTCTCTGGTAGCGCCGGATCGGCTGCGGTTCGACTTCTCCCACCCGCAACCCCTGAGCCGCGCGGAGATCCGGACCATCGAGCAGCAGGTCAACCGGGAGATTCAGGCCAACGCTGAGGTGAGCACCCGCATCATGCCCTTCAAACAGGCCATCGCCGCCGGTGCCTTGGCGTTCTTCGGTGATAAATACGGAGACGAGGTGCGGGTATTGTCTATGGGGACGTTTTCCACTGAGCTTTGCGGCGGTACGCATGTGCAACGCACTGGGGACATCGGCTTGTTCAAGATCGTCTCCGAGACCGGTGTGGCCGCCGGCGTGCGGCGCGTTGAGGCAGTCACCGGGGAGGGCGCCGTTGCGTGGGTGGAGGCGGCTGAGGGATCCCTGCTGCGCGTGAGCGCGCTTCTGAAGGCTGGGCAGGATGACCTGGAAGAACGCGTGGAACAGCTCCTGCAGCGCAACCGCACTCTGGAAAAGGAATTGGAACGCCTTCAGGGGCGTATGGCCAGTAATCAGGGCAGTGAGTTGGCTGACAAAGCCATCGAGGTGTGTGGGTGCAAGGTCCTGGCGGCGCGGCTGGACGGTGCCGACGGAAAAACACTGCGTGATACCGTCGACCAACTCAAGAATAAACTGGGCAGCGCGGCCATCGTGCTCGGCGCGGTGGAAGACGGGAAGGTGCGCTTGGTGGCGGGGGTCACCCCGGACCTGATGGATCGGGTGAAAGCCGGGGAATTGGTGAACGCCGTGGCCGAGCAGGTGGGAGGCAAGGGAGGCGGCCGGGCGGATCTCGCCCAGGCCGGTGGGACTCGGCCGGAGTCTCTGGGGCCGGCCCTGGGATCAGTGCCGGATTGGGTCCGCAGCCGGCTGTCGGGTGCGTGACAAGTTGCGACCCGGCGCGGAATATAGTGTAATCTTGCGCCCTTCGGTCGGATAAATTCCCCTCCTGGAGGCCGTGGACTCCGTCGTCGCGCCGGATCCATCCTGCGATGGTATTTGGCCCTCCGGCGCCTGCGGCTGGTCCAGTGAAGCACCCGATGGCACTGATTGTTCAGAAATACGGCGGGACCTCAGTCAGGGATCCGCAACGCATCGAGCAGGTTGCGGAGAAGGTCATCGCCTCTCGCAAGCGCGGCGATGACGTGGTGGTGGTGGTGTCGGCCATGAGCGGCGAGACCGACCGCCTGTTGGCCCTGGCCCGTTCAATTTGTCCGCGCCCCAATCCCCGCGAGTTGGATGTCCTGCTGGCTACCGGCGAGCAGGTCACCATCGCGCTGCTGAGCTTGGCGCTGGACAAACGTGGTTGCGCCGCGCGCTCCTACACCGGTGCCCAGGCTCAGATCCTGACCGACAGTGCCTACAACAAGGCGCGCATCCGCGACATCGATGCTGCCCGGGTGCGCCGGGACCTTGCGGAAGGGCGTGTAGTGGTCGTGGCGGGTTTCCAGGGGGTGGACGAACACGGCCATATCACCACTCTAGGGCGTGGCGGCTCCGATACCACGGCGGTTGCTTTGGCCGCGGCCCTCAAGGCCGACGAATGCCAGATTTTTACCGACGTCGACGGGGTCTATACCACCGACCCGCGCGTCGTCCCCGCCGCCCGGCGCCTGCGCCGCATCACCTTCGAGGAGATGCTGGAGATGGCGAGCCTGGGCTCCAAGGTATTGCAGATTCGCTCCGTGGAGTTTGCTGGAAAATACAACGTACCGCTGCGGGTGCTGTCTACCTTCCAAGAGGGAGAAGGCACGTTGATCAGCTACGAGGAACCGAATATGGAAGG from Chromatiales bacterium 21-64-14 encodes:
- a CDS encoding alanine--tRNA ligase; the encoded protein is MTGSNDLRQGFLEFFRERGHEVVTSSPLVPASDPTLLFTNAGMVQFKDVFLGLEARACPRAASAQRCLRAGGKHNDLENVGYTARHHTFFEMLGNFSFGDYFKHEAIHYAWEFLTGVLGLPPERLWVTVYEEDDAAADLWLKEIGVDPRRFTRIGAQDNFWSMGDTGPCGPCSEIFYDHGPGVSGGPPGSPEADGDRYVEIWNLVFMQYNRGPDGRLAPLPHPSVDTGMGLERLAAVMQGVHSNYGIDLFRNLMGAAAELAGVADRNSNSLKVIADHIRAAAFLITDGVLPSNEGRGYVLRRIIRRGARHGHRLGFTEPFLYKLVPPLVAEMGDAYPELVRARERVERGLRLEEERFAETLEQGLRILDQELTRVSGKCIPGDVVFRLYDTYGFPVDLTGDIARERGLELDTAGFERAMATQRERARAASSFRVDYTAQMGATERSEFVGYEQLAGAATVTALYRDGAAVDALQLGDEGLVILDRTPFYAESGGQVGDQGSLGGADALFDVRDTRKHGAGAHAHVGLVRTGKIQLGDAVDARVDEVRRQRTRLNHSATHLMHAALRRVLGEHVQQKGSLVAPDRLRFDFSHPQPLSRAEIRTIEQQVNREIQANAEVSTRIMPFKQAIAAGALAFFGDKYGDEVRVLSMGTFSTELCGGTHVQRTGDIGLFKIVSETGVAAGVRRVEAVTGEGAVAWVEAAEGSLLRVSALLKAGQDDLEERVEQLLQRNRTLEKELERLQGRMASNQGSELADKAIEVCGCKVLAARLDGADGKTLRDTVDQLKNKLGSAAIVLGAVEDGKVRLVAGVTPDLMDRVKAGELVNAVAEQVGGKGGGRADLAQAGGTRPESLGPALGSVPDWVRSRLSGA
- a CDS encoding aspartate kinase: MALIVQKYGGTSVRDPQRIEQVAEKVIASRKRGDDVVVVVSAMSGETDRLLALARSICPRPNPRELDVLLATGEQVTIALLSLALDKRGCAARSYTGAQAQILTDSAYNKARIRDIDAARVRRDLAEGRVVVVAGFQGVDEHGHITTLGRGGSDTTAVALAAALKADECQIFTDVDGVYTTDPRVVPAARRLRRITFEEMLEMASLGSKVLQIRSVEFAGKYNVPLRVLSTFQEGEGTLISYEEPNMEGALISGIAFNRDEAKLTIVGVPDQPGVAYRILGPIGEANVEVDMIVQNVGVDGSTDFTFTVHRNDYDKAFEQLQGTAAELGARDVVGDPCIVKISLVGAGMRSHAGIASRMFQTLAKEGINIQMISTSEIKISVVVDEKYLELGVRALHEAFALDREPVREA